Part of the Candidatus Brocadia sinica JPN1 genome, AACCTTTAGAAGAACTAAGACGGGCCGACATGATTATGCTAACCCGCGTAAACCAATGCAGCCACGATGAAATTCAATCAATCATTGATCGGTTGCGTGAGGTTGCAAGACATGTTCCGGTAGTAGAAACAGTTCATAAACCTATTTGTTTAGAATCATTAGCGGACGCGGCGAGGTTGGATATTCACTGTTTGCATGGAAAAAAGGTCTTTGCATTTTGCGCCATAGGCAACCCTGTATCATTCAGGAAAAGCATTGAAAGCTTAGGGGGAGAATTGCTCGGTTTTCGGGTATTTCCAGACCATCATGTGTATACCTCATCTGAATTGAGAGGACTAAATACAGAGGCGCTGCGTATCAGGCCGGATGCAATTATTATTACTCAAAAAGACAAGGTAAAAATAAAAAATGTTCGTAATCTATGGGATTTCCCATTGTGGACATTAAAGATGGGAGTTCGTATTGTAAAAGGATATGAAATTTTTGAAAATAAGATCAATGCCATTCTACATTGAAAGGAGAAATATAATGGCTCATAAAATCACGGATGATTGTATAAATTGTGGCGCATGTGAGAGCGAATGCCCTGTCAATGCCATATCCGAGTCCGGGGATAAGAGGGTGATTAGCGCAGACACCTGTACTGATTGTGGCAATTGCGTGGCCGTATGTCCAGTCGAAGCAATTCTTGCCCCATAGAGATATTCCTGTAAGGAAGAAATTGGAATGGTGAGACAACGTGAAGATAGGACTAATTTTTTCGAGCCATTAGACCTTAGCAAAATCAAGACATACTCAATAAAGGAACGAAAAAATCTCTCAAATATCAAACTATTCGCCAGGCCTGTCTTACCCACTGATGGAATACATGCCTTTTTCGAATCCCTGCCAGAGATCCTGGCTTCTGCCAATTTGCGGAAGGTAATTGATGCAATAGTCCTGGCGTATCAGAACAAACATCCCGTAGTAATGGCCATTGGTGCACATGTCATAAAGTGCGGGTTGTCGCCATTAATCATAGATCTCATGAACCGGCGCATAATAACCGCCCTTGCCATGAATGGCGCCGCAGCTATTCATGATTATGAAGTTGCGCTCATCGGGGCGACCTCTGAGGATGTGGCACTCAGTCTAAAAGACGGCAGTTTTGGTATGGCAAAGGAGACTGCAGAGGCATTTCAAGCTGCCTCTGCTCAAGGAATAAAAGAGGGCAGGGGTCTCGGACGGGCACTGGGAGATAAAGTAATTGAAGAAAAAAATCCGTATAATGACCTAAGTCTGATGGCCTGGGGTGCAAAACTGAATATACCAACCACGGTCCATGTTGCTTTGGGCACCGACACAATACACATGCACCCGAACATTTCAGGAAGGGATTTGGGAGAAGCCAGTCATATCGATTTTAAAATTCTTTCCTCTGTGGTTTCAAAACTCGAGGAAGGGGTTTGGCTCAATGTGGGCTCTGCCGTCATTATGCCAGAGGTTTTTCTTAAAGCACTTTGTATTGCAAGGAATGTTGGTCACAAGGTTGAGAATTTTGTAACGGTAAATATGGACATGATTCAGCACTACAGACCACAGACCAATGTCTTAAAAAGGCCAACCCAGCGCGGATATGCGATTACAGGCCATCACGAAATTATGCTACCTTTACTGAGGATGGGGATTCTTTCAAAACTTGGTACAGGAGATGAATAAAGCCAAAACTATTTTCAAAATATACCAAAAGATGTTCGCTGCTTTGGGTCCACAGCAATGGTGGCCGGGAGAAACACCTTTTGAGATAATCATTGGCGCCATATTAACACAGAATACCAACTGGTCTAACGTTGAAAAGGCCATCAGAAACCTCAGGACAGCCGGAAAGCTTTCTCCGGAAGGCATTCATGAATTGAGTGTAACAGAACTGGCACAGCTTATTCGCCCTTCCGGCTTTTTTAACGTCAAAGCAAGGCGTGTTAAAACATTTATCAACTGGCTATTTTCAAGATACGGAGGCAATCTCTCCGGGATGTTCAACCAGGATCTGCAAATACTCCGAGATGAACTGCTTTCCGTAAAAGGCATTGGGCCAGAAACAGCAGATTCTATTTTGTTATATGCAGGAAATTTACCTACATTTGTTGTGGATGCTTATACACACAGGATTTTTTCAAGGCATGGTTTTGTTTCTGAAGAAAGCACCTATGACGAGATGAAGTCTTTCTTTGAAGAAAACCTCCCCAAAGATGTAAAATTATATAATGAATACCATGCCTTATTGGTAAATATCGGCAAAATGTTTTGTAGACCAAAAAAAAGCCTGTGAACAATGCCCCTTAAAAGATTTCTTGTAATTTTGGTTCAAGCAGGATACTGTAAAAATACCTGATGTATGGAAAATAGAGTCAGAGAGGGCACGATAAAATATTTTCAATCTTCTCCTTTTTCCCCGTTTCTCCTTAATCTTTTTATATTTTTGGAGCGAATAAATACAATGATATGTAACGAGGTGTTAATAAAAGGCGGGCATGTCGTCGACCCGTCAACCGGGCTTGATGGTTGTGCAGACATCCTTATCAAGGATGGCAAGATTAAAACAATTTCAAACGATATTAAAACGAATAACAATACAAAGGTTATTGATGCTACTTCTCACTATGTAATTCCGGGTTTAATCGATTGCCATGTTCATCTTCGCGAACCCGGCCTGGAATACAAAGAAACCATAGAAACAGGTTCACGGGCTGCAGCAATGGGTGGTTATACAACCCTGATATGCGAACCGAACACCATTCCCCCCATTGATTCATTAGAAATGGTGGAATCCTTCATGGAAAGAGTTTGTCAGAAAAGCATAGTGAACATCTATACAAAGGCATGCATCACAAAGGGATTATTGGGAGAGGAATTAACAGATATTGATAAGCTGGCAACGGACAAGCGGGTACGCGCACTCTCGGATGATGGAAATCCGGTATTTTACGAAACCTTAATGAAAAAGGCGTGTGAGCTAGCTGCAAGAAACAAACTTATCATAAGTCCTCATTGTGAAGATTCTCAAGTCTCTTTAGATAAGGCCAAAAAAGATACCCATGTAGCACACTTTCCCGGCAAACCATTTTGTCATGAAACGGACTTTGTCCTCCGGGAGATCAAATATACTGAACAGGCCAGGGGATGGCTCCATGTCTCGCATGTTAGCCTGAAAAGTACCCTGGAGGTTATTCAACAAGCGAAAGAAAGACACATTGCAAATATCTCCTGTGAAGTTACACCTCATCATTTACTGTTGGATGAAACCTTCAGAGATTCAAGTGGAAATGTACCGAAAACCAACCCCCCTTTACGTTCCCGGGAAGACAGAGAGGCACTCCAGAAAAGTTTATCAAATGGTCTCGTTGATGTCATTGCTACAGATCACGCTCCACATACCCATGATGATATAAAAAAGGGGGCT contains:
- a CDS encoding dihydroorotase, with product MICNEVLIKGGHVVDPSTGLDGCADILIKDGKIKTISNDIKTNNNTKVIDATSHYVIPGLIDCHVHLREPGLEYKETIETGSRAAAMGGYTTLICEPNTIPPIDSLEMVESFMERVCQKSIVNIYTKACITKGLLGEELTDIDKLATDKRVRALSDDGNPVFYETLMKKACELAARNKLIISPHCEDSQVSLDKAKKDTHVAHFPGKPFCHETDFVLREIKYTEQARGWLHVSHVSLKSTLEVIQQAKERHIANISCEVTPHHLLLDETFRDSSGNVPKTNPPLRSREDREALQKSLSNGLVDVIATDHAPHTHDDIKKGASGFVGLENALGVILTKLVHPGILSLKEIVQKMSTNPARIFNVTGGRLAVGMPADIAIIDLTKEWTVEVEKFESKARNCPFNGWKLKGQVVTTIVGGKVIVENCQMVC
- a CDS encoding endonuclease III domain-containing protein, whose translation is MNKAKTIFKIYQKMFAALGPQQWWPGETPFEIIIGAILTQNTNWSNVEKAIRNLRTAGKLSPEGIHELSVTELAQLIRPSGFFNVKARRVKTFINWLFSRYGGNLSGMFNQDLQILRDELLSVKGIGPETADSILLYAGNLPTFVVDAYTHRIFSRHGFVSEESTYDEMKSFFEENLPKDVKLYNEYHALLVNIGKMFCRPKKSL
- a CDS encoding DUF362 domain-containing protein; its protein translation is MAHKITDDCINCGACESECPVNAISESGDKRVISADTCTDCGNCVAVCPVEAILAP